In Phyllostomus discolor isolate MPI-MPIP mPhyDis1 chromosome 2, mPhyDis1.pri.v3, whole genome shotgun sequence, the following are encoded in one genomic region:
- the RSPH1 gene encoding radial spoke head 1 homolog, which translates to MSDLGSEELEEEGENDLGEYEGERNEAGERHGHGRARLPNGDVYEGGYEHGKRHGQGTYKFKNGARYVGEYFKNKKHGQGTFIYPDGSKYEGEWVDDLRHGHGIYYYVNNDTYTGDWFAHQRHGQGTYIYAETGSKYVGTWVNGQQEGAAELIHLNHRYQGKFLNKNPVGPGKYVFDIGCEQHGEYQLTDVERGEEEEEEEAVVTVIPKWKATKITELALWTPTLAEEQPSVDVPGQEEVPGMEGGEEPVEEAQPLTDGSDGENEFLRAGEEEPDTFREEGSDYGREDFRYDNVEQGNASFEEDDSRQSDPPD; encoded by the exons ATGTCGGACCTGGGCTCGGAGGagttggaggaggagggagaaaatgatCTTGGG GAGTACGAAGGGGAACGGAATGAGGCCGGCGAGCGGCACGGCCACGGGAGAGCCCGGCTGCCCAACGGGGACGTGTACGAGGGTGGCTACGAACACGGGAAGAGACACGGCCAG GGGacctacaaatttaaaaatggcgCTCGATACGTTGGagaatattttaagaacaaaaagCATGGTCAAGGCACTTTTATATACCCAGACGGATCAAAATACGAAG GGGAGTGGGTGGACGACCTCAGGCACGGCCACGGCATCTACTACTACGTCAACAACGACACCTACACCGGAGACTGGTTTGCTCACCAAAG GCACGGGCAGGGCACCTACATTTACGCGGAGACTGGCAGCAAGTATGTGGGAACCTGGGTGAACGGACAGCAGGAGGGCGCGGCCGAGCTCATTCACCTGAACCACAGGTACCAGGGCAAGTTCTTGAACAAAAAC CCCGTCGGCCCTGGGAAGTACGTGTTTGACATCGGATGCGAGCAGCACGGGGAGTATCAGCTCACAGACGTG gaaagaggggaagaggaagaggaggaggaagcagtaGTAACTGTCATTCCGAAATGGAAAGCTACCAAAATCACCGAGCTGGCCTTGTGGACACCGACCCTCGCCGAGGAGCAGCCGTCGGTGGACGTCCCTGGCCAGGAGGAGGTCCCAGGAATGGAGG GTGGGGAGGAGCCTGTGGAGGAGGCCCAGCCTCTGACGGATGGTTCCGATGGGGAGAATGAATTCCTGAGGGCCGGCGAGGAAGAGCCCGACACCTTCCGGGAGGAGGGCAGCGACTACGGCCGGGAGGACTTCCGCTATGACAACGTGGAGCAGG gAAACGCGAGTTTCGAAGAGGATGACTCCAGACAGTCCGACCCCCCCGACTAA